In Paraburkholderia bryophila, a single genomic region encodes these proteins:
- a CDS encoding YggT family protein, whose translation MFGDIARFLLNTVFTLFGAALLLRAWLQVVRMPPYNPVTNAVLQATNWIVLPLRRILPSTRSIDWASLVAALIAAIVYVVLMVVLTGADPLTLVPTLLIVSVLTLIKWALNLIIWMTILMALLSWLNPRSPAMPILYQLTAPFLNPLRRVVPQLGGIDLSPILLFVIVQVLLMVVTRAAVQLTYFVI comes from the coding sequence ATGTTTGGCGATATCGCCCGTTTTCTGCTCAATACCGTCTTTACGCTGTTCGGCGCGGCGTTGCTGCTGCGCGCCTGGCTGCAGGTCGTGCGCATGCCGCCGTACAACCCGGTCACGAACGCCGTACTGCAAGCCACCAACTGGATCGTGCTGCCGCTGCGGCGCATTCTGCCGAGTACCCGCAGCATCGACTGGGCGAGCCTCGTCGCGGCGCTGATCGCGGCGATCGTCTATGTGGTGCTGATGGTGGTCCTGACCGGCGCCGATCCGCTGACCCTCGTACCGACGCTGCTGATCGTCTCGGTGCTGACGCTGATCAAGTGGGCGCTGAATCTGATCATCTGGATGACGATCCTGATGGCGCTGCTGTCGTGGCTCAATCCGCGTTCGCCGGCCATGCCGATTCTGTATCAACTGACCGCGCCATTTCTGAATCCGCTGCGCCGGGTCGTGCCGCAGCTCGGGGGCATCGATCTCTCGCCGATTTTGCTCTTCGTGATCGTGCAGGTGCTGCTGATGGTGGTGACGCGCGCGGCGGTTCAGCTGACTTACTTCGTGATCTGA
- a CDS encoding EthD family reductase: MIKVSILYPYRENGHFDVDYYCVTHMPLAAKLFGPSLKGWSVDVGINAGPPGTPPPYVAAGHFLFDSADEFYKVFKSAAEPLTADIPNYTDGGNGTILISEIKISV, encoded by the coding sequence ATGATCAAGGTCAGCATCCTTTATCCGTACCGGGAAAACGGCCACTTCGACGTGGACTATTACTGCGTCACGCACATGCCGCTGGCGGCCAAGCTGTTCGGGCCGTCGCTGAAAGGCTGGTCGGTCGACGTCGGCATCAACGCCGGGCCGCCGGGAACGCCGCCGCCGTATGTCGCCGCAGGCCACTTCCTGTTCGACAGCGCGGACGAGTTCTATAAAGTCTTCAAATCGGCCGCCGAACCACTCACAGCCGACATTCCCAATTACACCGACGGCGGCAACGGCACGATTCTGATCAGCGAGATCAAGATTTCCGTGTGA